One Parasteatoda tepidariorum isolate YZ-2023 chromosome 1, CAS_Ptep_4.0, whole genome shotgun sequence genomic window, atgagtttaattttgagatatgggaccagagagatcccttAAGTACTTTTATTCTTGAGTtaagaataaaagagaatttaatcatttgaacgatatttttgttttcattgttttaattaagaatcagaaattctaacctacagttcaaactggatcgttttcaatactaattcaggtgaatatcacaaataaagaggatCCCAAACTGATAGACACTGTCATGTaagttagagttgaagcaaaaaaaaaaacgatgtcAAGGTCTAAACTTTCCGAGGCTGAAAAAGCCAAAGCCATCGTAGACGGGAATACCTCAAGCGTTACACACAAACGGAAAAACGACAGAATTTCGTTCGCAAACGCAAGCATGAAGCCCGTCCATCATAAAAGTACCAAAGTGGTTGAGAGAATAGAACCCTACCGAAGAGCGAATGGCGACTCTCTGAACCCCTTTCATACAAATACGAGAACTCCTTCAAGCACCATTGTACCAATGTTACAATTGATTTCGATTGGCTGTCcaatgtctattcagtcatcaaaagaatttacacagaaGGTGTCTGAGCTGCATTCAAACATGTCTGCGAAATTGTGTACCGAGCAGTTCAGGATCAACAGTTAAAGatccaaaatgaaaataaaaaaatatgcttttccaAAACAATTTAGACAACAActattttgccaatgggtaacctgGGTTAAATTggcaatttatatatttttttcatcttgtgTTTCTTAAATCAATATTCAGGGctgttttagattttataattttaagatagtaataatattgtaatttaaaatataaaatgcaatttcgTACAACGTTATGAATACACCAGAGAGGCAATTCAAAAGGTCTTTTatcatattctttttattatcaacGTATAATTACTGGCTTGACGGTGATATACATATGAATGCTGaagaagtattttgtgaaacacgTACTACATAGGCAGGatatatgaaaatcaatccgacgacaaacatcaattgagacagtttttgcaacccatgatttgaaatgtttaaaggagtgcagaaaaagcatttgaccaatgggtaaTCAGTAATCGTAATAAGGCGATCACAACTTTTCTgttgattttgtttctttttttgtttttacattaacTTAAATTGTTCGAATCAACGTTTGCAATTATTCTTCCTTAAAAGTAAATTGCTTTAAgagacagaaattaaaattatcacagTTGAACTCGTTTATCAGTGGAAgcattaaatgttataaaatatcgggttgagtaaaaagttttccgACGAGGGGAAATATCTCCGTGCCAATAGCAGCCATTCCCATGGAGTTAAACTTTCTCCTAACgtttttttacattctaaagTTGAAAGTAAGAAAGCTTTTTactcaaagtaataaatatttcttcacttGTCTTCCAATTCAATTGGTCGCGAAATTGGTCGCGAATTAAACAGTTAAACTTTGAAGAATAATGATAATTACGATCACTTTATAACAGTAAGCACTAGTACCGGAATGCGGATAAGTTTaaacgtttgaaaaaaaataagtatcgaCAGTATCGATTAAAAAGTATCGACAGTATCGATTAAAAAGTATCGACAAACAAacggaaaagaaaaatcaataggACGTTATCCTTTTTTCACGAAAAAATTTGCGAAAGTTGCATACAAATGCATGTTAGAATTTATATCTCTCTTCCTTTTTGAGTCagtaataatgaatatttccctgcacaaaaagctaaaataaaaaaaaaattacgagaactttatctgcaattaAGAGATTTTGATATCTCAAACTGTAAGAAAATCTGTACTTATGGAAGGTAAAATATTGAAGTGTTCATTTGCTCATACATGTAACCTCCAAGTCACTGTTTTTGTCGTCAGACATTTCTCTCAGTTACCATACGTTATTAAATGGATAGTCCTGtgtcaatggaaaaaaaagtggtaCAGTTTAGCATGAAAATCTAAGATTGTTCTTACACATAAATCTCAGagagttaatttattaaattacttacttaAATGCAACTCTACTtgattacaaaatgaaatatataataatatgaatgtATAATGATATAATGTATGCAACCTATGAGAAATTCTACaggcaaattttatttgattatttttaaaaggtttagcttTTCTTGCTGGAAAGATTGCTAGAAAAAGGCAAAAtgaatcaagaattttttttttcatttgacatgaaatttcgaaaaacaacAGGACAGCAGCAAGATCTGGAATTTTACATGTAATTGGAACGAAtatgctgcttttttttttttttttgacataaattttcgtaaaacaacaagaaatttttgatttaatttttaaaaaaaatctcttttgatttgcattaatgcatttttaatttcgtaGTAAAAAATCACTTccttaataaatatacattatcaattaaattagacttttaaaaattcctaccttaaagaatgtatttattaattatactgcatgaaaatatttaaaacttatcttaacatttttttctaaattaattcataattaatgttataaCGACTATGTTCGTTTAAGTTaatgtttccttttaaaaaaaattacagctaaTTTAACTTAGtgatttctctaaaaaaattcaaatgatttgAATTACGGTTTTAATAATGACTAAATTCAAGGGATTTAAATCATGCCAACACTAACAGAAGCGATCAGAAACTTAGAAATTCAGTatactttttctatttaattttggatgcttttaaagaaaaacattaaagttgaattatttcgtccaattttttttcctttgaaaggatttttaatttattctttctgTTTTGCTTTCTGTAACTtcgtagtaaaaattttattttcagttcatgtcaaaaactaattttaggaTGCTTAGAATCAAATATTTACTACAATATTTACAATGAACAAAGaagaaggaattaaaaatatcatttcaagctggaaaaaaaaaagaaaaatagacaaaataattcgtttttatattaatgtttttcttaaaagcatCATGAGAGTTTTCCCCCGCCTGCACTGCCAGTAATTGTTCGTCCCTATCCATACTTCCAGGGAGGGGAGAGGGGGCTTTCGCCGTTCAGATGAGAACAAAGGATAAGTTTTCCCATCGTGTCACGTGACCATTTGCTGACCGCACCAGAGGAAAGAATTTCATTCGAACCTCTCTCATCGTGTCATCATGTCGGCAAAGAGAAAGACGATGACTCTATCCGAGAAAGAAAAAATCgctgaggattttgaaaattcaaatttatcaaaagcaCGTTTTGCAGAAGAACGTGGTATACCATGCACCACCCGAAACAATATTCTGTCTTCTCATCGCATTGGAAATGGGAAAGGAGAAAGGGTGCGTTTTTCCCCTTTTGagaaaattgaagaagaaaGTCTCCAATGGATAAAAATGGCTAGAGCACAAAATGTGCCGATATCGTGTTCAGTACTGAAAGAAAGAGCTCTGCAAATAGCCGCGGAATCGGGAGAACCTAATTTTATGGTGAGCAATGGATGGATACAGAGATTTAAAGTAAGACATGATTTAAGTTTCAAGACAGTATGCGGTGAAGCCGGATGTGTTAACAGAACTGTTTTGAATGACTGGAAGAAATCTGTGTTAGAAGATGATATTTTGAAACGGTGTAAGCCATGGGATGTATTTAACGTCGACGAATGTGGTCTTTTTTTACGAGTCTTACCTGAAAAACTCTAgcgttaaaaaaagaagaatatgtAAGtggcaaaaaaaagtaaagaaagacTTACAGTATTTTTAGGGGCCAATATGGATGGCTCCGAAAAATTGAGACCCCTTGTTATTGGTTAATTCCCAAAAGTCACATTGCTTTAAAAACGTGAAATCTATACCTATGGATTACGACGCTAAAAAAAGGCGTGGATGACCGTCACTATTTGGGAGAAAACAATACGGCGTTTAGACAGGCAGTTTGTTAAAATGAAGCGAAAAGTTGTTTTCATAGCAGACAATTGCACAGCTCATAGTACCAACATCCCACAGTTAGCCTCGATTGAGCTTGTTTTCTTGCCTCCCAATGTGACCAGCGTTCTCCAACCATTGGATCAAGGAGTTATTCAAAGCCTAAAAGTGAACTATCGTAAGCTCCTCCTGAAGGACTTAATCGCAGCCATCGACCAAAAACAAGAGGAGTTTCACGTTACTGTCTTGGATGCCATTTTCTATCTGTACAAAAGTTGGAGCATGGTGTCCATCACATGCATAGCAAATTGTTTTCGTCATGCTGGTTTTGTGAGTTCTCTGAATATCGTGGATGACGAAACCAAAGAAGAAAACGATATTCCTCTATCTGTTTTGATGGAAGATCTGAAAAATCGTGGCCATACCATTGAAGGAGAGGCTGAATATGGTTTGAATGATGAGGAAATTGCCACCACTTCTGAAgctacaatttctgaaattgtttcacaAATTTCACAAATTGTGGACAGTGAGGACAATGACAGTGATCCTGAGACTGTAGTTGTAGCCCAAGTGGAAGCCTTCAAAGCAATAAATGtcatacgaaatttttttacaaaccatgAGGGAGCTGAGgaacattttgaaaagttacaaaatctggaaagcattgttcaaaaaatgaaatcaaaaacgAGACAGACCtgcataaatgattatttttaaaaaggtatgaTGTAATGTACACTTTGAGGAAATTCgtaaacagctttattttaaattacattttttttaaaaaaatctaactttccttaattattttctaagttaGTTAAATTTGgtgacttaaatattaatatatttaatttattgactttaatatttattttttgcttgtaataccatttttaaaaatcataatgtgTACTATTTACATGCTTAGTTACAAAGTGCTAATGAATCGGTTAAAAGGTCACCCCGCTTTTGCGGTGTCCCTAGGGTGACCTTATATTGAGGTCTGACTGTATATATGAATGTCTGTCTGTGTGTATGTCTtttatagactcctaaaccatccGACAGAAAGCAATGAAATTTGCCATAGAGATAGTTTCAAGCACGAGGAAGGTCACTGTCAACATTAAAACATTCTGCGACAAATCGTTCTTGCaggatgagcgaaaaacgaaatggaattttctgattggttaggCGTTagctattgttttaaatttagcgATTCAATTGTCACatcttttaaagataacatctgAAGATAattgctagcttatagctctgtttgaacaaaaaatagtttattgcacgtatttaaatatttcttatttgctATGTCAGATTAGAGCCTCTGAATTAGAAGATTTGGCAACTTATCGCTACAAACGACGTTAACCTCAACTATAGGATACTCAGTAAAGAAAAGCGTACATCGATTAACATTGTTTttcggaaacttttttttaatgcttgcgCAAATTcactgcaaattttattaatgatttaaagttttaaattaaaaattgcgcaTGTGCTATATGCCAATTACATCAATtgttttttatgaatgatttcaaagtaaatttggttttaaattttatatttcagtttgatctgggttttttaaatttcttttcagattttttttttacaaaattaaattgaaaaaaaacatgttttgacctgaaatattcttaaatatgtttttataatcaaaataattaaatttctcatgCAATactctaaatgtttttttttatttatttccaatgagctgcacaatcggtcttgccgataagcagacctagtgcgttctccagaggtggtatccactctttcaggaccaccacaatgggtgagataccgttggtcatgttaatttggacgtctagtttctgccacactagatggcagcaccgagactctatttggatgctaaagtgcactaggaatttaattttgtcggaaatgccaagagtcaataaggcactccagggatattttacatgccgcataatcatacgacatggcagctgaggattttctgcatcccgaaaatccggtgtctgggccggggatcgaacccgcagacttgggctcagaaggccgacgataCTATAAATGTAAATGTCTTTAATCATGagaagcaataaattttgtttcaaaatcaggaattaatttaaaattggtgtttttaattgacATTTAAGGACAAGACGAATTAAGATTTTCAGCCTCTATTATTATATAGATAGAATTGGTAGAATAAATAGATTCCAGAGTTTTATGGGGAGGGAAAGAAACGAcgcatgataaatttaaaaaaaatttatttaaataattttttaaaacacgttttcaaaacattcatttaaatatgtgaTACATAAGTAAGgaatacaatttaaagaaagacATCTATATATTATCCATTACCAGATAGCAATAGTTTTTACACAGTTTTggttctttaataataataaaaaattacaaaactgaaagaatgGAGAGAAGTTGGTAAATTTATACTTGGATTAGATTTAAGCTTATCTAACATTGATCCAGGTTTTGGACAGCCTATTCCTTTTAGTCTTCTTTGAAGAATTTGGAGCATTGAAAATTGTTGGAATAGCGTCagatcttaatttatttttaacaacttttctatttatttctagttaagattctacaaaataaaccagcaaaattatttaaaatactttttttctattttcatacttacattaaatcacattaaaaaaatttaaagttcaatttttgaacatacttctatgaatttttctaacacagaaactaattatttcagcTACTGACAGCaagaatttcaaagaaaataaacatcgATAGATCCAAAAATACATGAAAGAAAGCATATTAAACAGATTTCTtatgataaatgtaaacaaatcgTTTGAACTTTAGGCGATATATTaccataaataactaaaaaacaaacttaatatAGCCAAGATTAAGAATGTaactacttgaaataaaatggaatacaataaaaaacaggtaaatataagtttttaacaaaaagaaatacttaaaagtgAATGCGAAACTTGGCGATTCGGAAATAAGTTTGGCGAATACTTATTCAGCCAATCTCTTgcctttatttattagttttattgcacataaacacttaaaattgttaaataaatcaataaatgatgcttaaatgtcttattttaaataaatatatacttaataaaagcaattttcaatgaaaattcctATATTTGGTACATAGTTAAAACTGTACAATTCAAGTAACCCTGCAAGTTACTctccacggatttgcccgaaatgggcaaatccgtggttaaaattatctactaaaaatttttttctttgttaatttttataatttttccatatgcaattccatttcgggcaaatccgtggataaaattatttactaaaaatttctctattaatttataaaatttttccattgttCAAATCCGTGACTGAAATTAtctcctaaaattttttttctttgttaattattataatttttcctatgtgcaaatccatttcaggCAAATCCCTTGGTATAATTAGTCCGTGggtataagttttgttttaaatcattcttgaaaaatttcccgttcatgtaagtacatctgatttcgctactcgctttatagtttatgttttatactgttttttctttttcttttattttactctttgttTTTACGtgctatttttacttattgtgttctattttatttgctgtaatttctgtaaaaaaatttttggagtgctcctcacactattatattaatatattttgctttggctatattgatacaatatcagaaagcactcttttttgctgatataatcgtgtgggctgatgaaaagattatatattttttccggtttttttaaataaaatttaatctttttttatcagttgtttgttattttttttaattattatttttcccctcccttttcatatgtctataattttcctttgttttatcttcattttgaacttatcaaATGAGTGAAGTTATCTTAATATAcgatagaaatattaatttatgagtGTAGGTactattatgaaaatttcatgtttaaagcaatttacctatatttattcttcaaacaTTCAATAAAGTATTcgcatatattttttgattttaaaatgtataataagaaAATCTCTCTGCATATTgtctttattaaacaataaattagttatacagattaataaaatcataataaaatttatcatttgcatattaattatgcaaataataaattataacttatgcaaattcaaaaaatctttaatttgcaTAACTTTATAATCATTTTCAACATATAACGCTCGATCACAgcaacaaagtaaatttttagcaatagattaataaaaaatttaatctttaataataattccagaaaaaattattaattgatgcAAATCTATCCCTTTAAGGGAATAGTAGCAACAGCAATTTCAATTAACTACACTTTTCGGTCTTCAATAGTAGGACGGGAACGAGATAGTCATGCCAACGTTGTCACAGATTTCCTCCCCAGCCTTGCCGATACAATTGCGCTTCCAAAGTAAATCGTTAGAAgaaaagtaggcgttacttttcGTCGTATATCATGATCATACCAGGGTTCGTCAAGTGCGTccactttgaaaaaacccgCCCGGTTTTATTGGGTGGGCCCACCTAGAAAAAATCCACTTGGTGGGATTTTTTATAATctggttgaaaaataattatctcctAATACTATCATTGGACACATAGTGGatgttaacaaatattttaaaaatgtgcatcAAGCACATGGATGGGCAAGTGAAAAAAACTGCTTGATGCCCCATTTACCAAATGATACTAGGAGGAGTTCATATTGTGACCGCGTAAAAACTTTTGccaataattatcataaatattaagagaTTGCTCTTGAACATCAAAATGAATCTAATAATTacatgtcaaaaatattaaataatgttgggCTTTACCAATAAACAatcaatttggaaaaaaaagatatcaattgtttttgaagtttaaaaaaagctacaatCAGAGAACATTTCAATTTCAGAAGCTGTTATGAATTAACTTACTATCGTGTGATGAATTGGATCCccataaacattttgtaaaaagattccACCAGGCTGTTCAGCCACCTCATTTATTAGCATATGCATCCTGGATCCCGAAACAAggggacaatttttaaatgatgaacaaGAGCAATTAGCAGAAAACTGTCTCTCTAAGCATCATCCAGAATTTTTACCAGGTGTTATGCCATTCAAAATTACGGATCCTGAANCTACCTAAAAAGGTTATTTAATGACAATTATAGAACCTTTTGTAGACTAACTTTAAATACATGtcaatgtttgaatttaaatgatCTTCAGAATTATGAATACACCACCTTTGCCCTGAttatgaagattatttttccaatttagaatctctttctctttttttttcctttgatgtATGAAACTTTTATATGGCTGTTAAAGATTTTAGATTAAATGGTAGTTCAAAAGGCATAGCTTATAatcatttctaaagaaaaaacttgCCATATGATGTATTcagaatattagttttttagaaattaattacaatttgatTATGTGAACACACAAACAAAATTAGACAGCAAAATTGATgacacaattttaagaaaataaagaacaaatagtgtttttctaagcatttatttcaagaaagaTAAGAGATACATTAGGTAACATACTAAATaagctgaataaaataaacaaatcacaaattttctgctcatttttaaatgagaaaataaatNaaaaaaaaaaaaaaaaaaaaaaaaaaaaaaaaaaaaaaaaaaaaaactccaagaattatttcaatactCAGACAAGACTAATTCACGACAGACAAGACTGTCTCAGCAAGCTCCGCCAATAATCCCTATTAGACCTTGTGGTCTATCAGTCATTGTccctaaatatttcttatggtCTACCTTTACACAAACCATCTATCTTGAGTAAGGAATTCCTATTTTATGAACACCCTATACACTTGTaaagaaccttttttttattttaaaaaaaacaagattatcACATTTAAAAGCAGTCCAAGCAATCTGATATGGCACTTATTTCATTACAGGGtagcttaattattaaaaaaaaaaaaagaaaatcttaacttactttataacaacttttttaagaCAGTGttaagattatttctttttaatattgcaatttataagttgaaaatatatttcctaaatcaaaatttaatgtgattttGGAATGTGGTATCTTGAAATTAATTGATTAGATTTAAACGTAATGAGTTTCcataattatttcttgtaaaaaggACAATCGTTGTAATATTTGAGCAGGAGGAGCTTCTCTCACACCGTAGCTTCCTCAACTGACGCCAAGAAGGCACGCGGAAAGAAGCAAAGCATCATTTGCATattaattatgcaaataataaattataacttatacaaattcataaaatctttaatttgcaTAACTTTATAATCATATTCAACATATAACGCACGACCACAgcaacaaagtaaatttttagcaatagattaataaaaaatttaatgtttaataataattccagaaaaaattattaattgatgcAAATCTATCCCTTTAAGGGAATAGAAGCACGGTTTTATTGGGTGGGCCCACCTTGAAAAAATCCACTTGGTggggtttttttaaaatctggtagaaaaataattatctcctAATACTATCATTGGACACATAGTGgaagttaacaaatattttaaaaatgtgcatcAAGCACATGGATGGGCAAGTGAAAAAAACTGCTTGATGCCCCATTTACCAAGGAGGAGTTCATATTGTGACCGCgtaaaaaattttgccaataattatcataaatattaagagaTTGCTCTTGAACATCAAAATGAATCTAATAATTacatgtcaaaaatattaaataatgttgggCTTTACCAATAAACAatcaatttggaaaaaaaagatatcaattgtttttgaagtttaaaaaaagctacaatCAGAGAACATTTCAATTTCAGAAGCTGTTATGAATTAACTTACTATCGTGTGATGAATTGGATCCccataaacattttgtaaaaagattccACCAGGCTGTTCAGCCACCTCATTTATTAGCATATGCATCCTGGATCCCGAAACAAggggacaatttttaaatgatgaacaaGAGCAATTAGCAGAAAACTGTCTCTCTAAGCATCATCCAGAATTTTTACCAGGTGTTATGCCATTCAAAATTACGGATCCTGAATACTTTCCAAAATCATTGATGCTTAACGCTGTTATTCTTCTACAGTTGTCCTCAAAAAATAGTGGGaaattatggcaaaaaaaaaaaaaaaagaaaattccaagCTTCCACAAAATTTCTGccaattcatttttctttacactCAGCACCAGCATTCTCTGTCTCTATCGAAAGACACTTTTCAACCTTCAGTTTGGTGTAGAGTTTAGGAATAGATAAAGATAGGAATAGATAAATGAGGTAAAGAAAGGATTAGATAATGATAGGAAAAGATTAGGAATAGATAAAGCTACAAAACTCGTAAAAGTGTATCACCATCTAAGTGAGAAATGTAAACACTTTGAATCttcagtataataataataataaattaaaaaatggatctttttttttaagtttactcTTAGCATCTGCagacaatttttaactatttggagAAAGTTTATCatcattaaaaaacagttaaaaattaaaatatcacttttaagattttttaaatattattttcaagattttatttgaatataatttagtttgtttcttttaatcatgtttaaaagtattgaaaacaaatgaaaaaacattttcttttaagtgatacattaaacaacaattaacaaattcaaagttttattttctggttttaaaaaaaataggctaaaactttttatacatgcttttttatagtttccaaatttatttgttttttaaagttataaagttaagatttatctaaaaatgcagTCTTTTTTCTAaggttaaatatttgaaaaatgggagaagtaactgatactctttataattacacataattttaatttcactttctactaatcgtattataaaaacatggaagaccattaaatatgtattccagcttaattttataaaaggtaAAAGTCAGATGAAATTTCAGTTTGTACTTATACaacagtatttaataaataaaaatattttcacagtaaaatttatgagcactaaatgaaaaaacccaattttccccgggttttttcaaataaaacccaattttccccgggttttttcaataaaacccaggcgggttgggttttttcaaaaatccccgggttttttcaaaccctgNAGTATTCAGACACACAACAGAAGTTTAATATGAAGTTgttaaatgcaaatatatatatatatatacatataaataaacaaattcctaaaacaaaactttagcACTGAAAATCACACTTTTCTATATTACTGGTTATTTATaagagataataaattaatagtatgagactttttgttaaaagtttcgttaaaataaaaacagcaaaaatggagaaaaaaatccttctcAATTCTTAGAATTAAAAGTATCGAAAAAATGACGAAATTGACTTGgctgattataattttttttaaaaaaagcagaaggGAAAAAACTTGTTGTTCAGTATAAAGTTATCtaatttcaattcttcaaatttcgcttttccatttttcttctaGAAGATAAATTTGCAAGTCATGTGCAGAaacatggattttaaaatttaagaaatccgtgtaaaaactatttcttataataaacaataccgtaatataattaaaatacgattttatataattctttatcacatctatataaattctaaaaaaaacttaaaaaaatacatttctaaaaaatattctgccaaATATTTGCCTGATCATTCAACCAACTGAATTTTTCACTGAAGGGCCAAATACTCGTTACatccctaatttaaatgcaatgttattgtaacttgaaaaattcataaagaggCGGAGAACGTGAATTTTTATACTGCTTACTGTTTgtagttttgatttaaattttttgttgcttaagtgatctttttcgataaaaaaaaaaagaaaatgtttacgATATAAGAAAatcgaataattaataaaatgaaataataaaatatattaccaaataagtattgaattttattttgaactatcacagttttgtttttattttaggcttCTGCTTAAAACCTATCTATTTTCTTcagttaaaatacttaatttgagTTTATATTACCTAATTATgtactgaatttttttccctactgTCATTATGTGggca contains:
- the LOC139426689 gene encoding tigger transposable element-derived protein 4-like, producing MSAKRKTMTLSEKEKIAEDFENSNLSKARFAEERGIPCTTRNNILSSHRIGNGKGERVRFSPFEKIEEESLQWIKMARAQNVPISCSVLKERALQIAAESGEPNFMVSNGWIQRFKVRHDLSFKTVCGEAGCVNRTVLNDWKKSVLEDDILKRCKPWDVFNVDECGLFLRVLPEKL
- the LOC107445883 gene encoding tigger transposable element-derived protein 4-like is translated as MTVTIWEKTIRRLDRQFVKMKRKVVFIADNCTAHSTNIPQLASIELVFLPPNVTSVLQPLDQGVIQSLKVNYRKLLLKDLIAAIDQKQEEFHVTVLDAIFYLYKSWSMVSITCIANCFRHAGFVSSLNIVDDETKEENDIPLSVLMEDLKNRGHTIEGEAEYGLNDEEIATTSEATISEIVSQISQIVDSEDNDSDPETVVVAQVEAFKAINVIRNFFTNHEGAEEHFEKLQNLESIVQKMKSKTRQTCINDYF